One genomic window of Fusarium keratoplasticum isolate Fu6.1 chromosome 3, whole genome shotgun sequence includes the following:
- a CDS encoding AB hydrolase-1 domain-containing protein, giving the protein MARPVHLVPISPKVAEVMIRCHPLAAAPAPAPAQNVSAQRQRRAPQLHVTSPPTAAKAKRRPSHSHPGPSRNTESRVEILSRRLWSHLRDLVAMAIPFIGRLRPHEYVALVGSFILVGLEAFIRVLTLALPPFLVSFFYRASRRLFNKFSPPAKKRAENRRKSISTAVRDAADFVELCRIWGYEAEEHIAQTKDGYLLGLHRLAWRKGEEGQKVNSGPTSLRKKVIYMHHGLLMNSEVWVALTDGHRCLPFELVERGYDVWLGNNRGNKYSKKSIHHSPTSLSFWDFSIDEFAFHDIPDSIAYILDTTQQESLSYIGFSQGTAQAFATLAIHPKLNQQVNVFIALAPAMAPAGLSNGIVDALVTASPSVLFLLFGRRSILSSATMWETLLYPPIFSKLIDMGLSFLFNWQTKNISASQKLAAYPHLYSFTSTKSVVHWFQIIRNKCFQMYDDDVHQPMSVITTSKYSKVAKYPTRNIKTPIVLVYGGSDSLVDIKVMLKELPPQTVATEIPHYEHLDFLWARDVDIQVFQHVFDALDSFTDAEHSKEEYDKYYISRQESLLGSGYAFGYSYRGSESESSTLTPSVESQSNGVPLAPHRAREHSTGIPSPVNTTRARVSLAAGTIVDGRPVTPDLPGGGRLSGRGSPDEGHESPTTARIKASAKRRGSNGSNISLDSMRSGRGISVGASKAAGSVVTKSGVSGTPADNSRSTTPDKKKSK; this is encoded by the exons ATGGCCCGTCCTGTCCACTTGGTTCCAATCTCGCCTAAAGTCGCTGAGGTCATGATTCGTTGTCACCCTCTCGCAGCAGCGCCAgcaccagcgccagcgcaGAACGTCAGTGCTCAACGTCAACGTCGGGCTCCCCAATTGCATGTGACATCACCTCCAACTGCTGCCAAAGCCAAACGGCGTCCTTCTCATTCTCATCCTGGTCCCTCTCGCAACACAGAATCGAGGGTTGAGATCCTATCGCGGCGGCTCTGGTCTCATCTGAGAGATCTTGTCGCGATGGCTATTCCGTTCATCGGGAGGCTGCGTCC GCACGAGTATGTCGCGCTCGTTGGGTCGTTTATCCTCGTCGGTCTCGAGGCTTTCATCCGAGTCTTGACCCTGGCTTTGC CTCCTTTCCTCGTTTCATTCTTCTATCGAGCTTCAAGGCGGTTATTTAACAAATTTTCTCCccctgccaagaagaggGCGGAGAACAGGCGAAAAT CCATCTCAACAGCTGTGCGGGACGCAGCTGATTTTGTCGAGTTGTGTCGGATCTGGGGCTacgaggctgaagagcaCATTGCCCAAACCAAAGATGGTTACCTCCTCGGTCTTCATCGCCTGGCGTGGAGaaagggcgaggaggggcAAAAGGTCAACTCTGGACCGACGAGCCTGCGCAAGAAGGTGATTTACATGCACCATGGTCTTCTCATGAACTCTGAGGTTTGGGTTGCTCTTACGGATGGGCATAGATGCTTGCCTTTTGAACTGGTTGAGAGGGGTTATGATGTCTGG CTTGGCAATAATCGAGGAAACAAGTACTCCAAGAAGTCGATTCACCACTCGCCAACATCGCTCAGCTTCTGGGACTTTTCCATCGACGAGTTTGCTTTCCATGACATTCCTGACAGCATTGCATACATCCTCGACACAACGCAGCAGGAGAGTCTGTCTTACATTGGCTTCTCTCAAGGCACAGCGCAGGCCTTTGCCACCCTGGCTATCCATCCCAAACTCAACCAGCAGGTCAACGTCTTTATTGCTCTTGCGCCGGCTATGGCTCCCGCTGGCTTGTCGAATGGAATCGTTGATGCTCTCGTCACAGCTTCTCCCTCAGTTCTGTTCCTGCTGTTCGGTCGTAGGTCCATCCTCAGCTCGGCAACCATGTGGGAGACGCTTCTGTACCCACCCATTTTCAGCAAGCTCATCGATATGGGACTTTCCTTCTTGTTCAACTGGCAGACCAAGAATATCTCGGCAAGCCAGAAGCTGGCAGCTTACCCACATCTCTACTCGTTCACGAGCACCAAGAGTGTGGTCCACTGGTTTCAAATCATTCGGAACAAGTGTTTCCAGATGTATGATGACGATGTTCACCAGCCGATGAGTGTCATCACGACCAGCAAGTACTCCAAGGTTGCCAAGTACCCGACGCGAAACATCAAGACACCAATTGTTCTGGTTTACGGAGGGAGCGACTCCCTGGTTGACATCAAGGTGATGCTCAAGGAACTACCGCCGCAGACGGTAGCGACCGAGATTCCTCACTACGAGCATCTCGACTTCTTATGGGCCCGGGACGTCGACATTCAAGTCTTTCAACATGTGTTCGATGCCCTCGACAGCTTCACGGATGCCGAGCATTCTAAAGAAGAGTACGACAAATACTACATCAGCAGGCAAGAGAGCCTCCTTGGCTCAGGATACGCGTTTGGATACTCATACCGGGGAAGCGAGAGCGAATCATCAACACTCACGCCAAGCGTTGAAAGCCAGAGCAACGGTGTTCCCCTGGCTCCGCACCGTGCACGAGAGCATTCGACTGGGATTCCATCACCGGTGAACACGACACGGGCAAGGGTCAGTCTCGCTGCGGGCACCATCGTGGACGGTCGGCCAGTGACCCCGGACCTACCTGGTGGCGGTCGGCTCTCAGGACGAGGCTCCCCTGACGAAGGCCATGAATCACCAACGACAGCGAGGATCAAGGCCAGTGCCAAACGCAGAGGGAGCAATGGAAGCAACATTAGCCTCGACAGCATGCGTTCTGGCCGAGGAATCAGCGTGGGAGCGAGCAAAGCGGCTGGTAGTGTGGTGACCAAGAGCGGCGTCAGCGGAACGCCAGCAGACAACAGTAGAAGCACAACCCcggacaagaagaagagtaaGTAA
- a CDS encoding Mitochondrial pyruvate carrier: MCINGIVHSLSSGAAVAFPAKKKQQLIPTKTMSSTTVFRASRPLFRQATTTFGGAPARQAFRQNFRQNFNQGSGRRWQSTDGAQQQQQSWFNRMWESEVGFKTVHFWAPVMKWALVLAGISDFARPAEKLSFTQNLALTCTGIIWTRWCLIIKPKNYLLAAVNFFLGMVGLVQITRIAKYESDKKAGLKGAIEDIKADAKETVKEIKG; the protein is encoded by the exons ATGTGCATAAATGGAATTGTGCACAGTCTGAGCTCCGGTGCCGCTGTGGCCTTCCCCGCG aagaagaagcagcagct CATCCCTACAAAGACCATGTCCTCAACCACCGTCTTCCGCGCCTCGCGCCCCCTCTTCCGAcaggccaccaccacctttgGCGGTGCGCCCGCCCGACAGGCCTTTCGCCAGAACTTCCGCCAGAACTTTAACCAGGGCAGCGGTCGCCGGTGGCAGAGCACCGATGgcgcccagcagcagcagcagtcgtGGTTCAATCGCATGTGGGAGAGCGAGGTCGGCTTCAAGACTGTGCACTTCTG GGCTCCCGTCATGAAG TGGGCTCTCGTCCTCGCCGGCATCTCTGACTTTGCTCGTCccgccgagaagctctccTTCACCCAGAACCTTGCCCTGACCTGCACCGGCATCATCTGGACCCGCTGGtgcctcatcatcaagcccaagaactACCT cctcgccgccgtcaacttcttcctcggaATGGTCGGCCTCGTCCAGATCACCCGAATCGCAAAGTACGAGTCCGATAAGAAGGCTGGCCTCAAGGGCGCCATTGAGGACATCAAGGCCGATGCCAAGGAGaccgtcaaggagatcaagggTTAA
- a CDS encoding Abhydrolase-3 domain-containing protein, whose protein sequence is MTDNADRKIWQPLHPAIRDRLDPQYVAYHEAHLQYIEPEKLGVWDGSARTKKVSLPPGGTKPVPVGGIDDFDVGRFRVRVYTPTGECDERGWPVLVWFHGGGWVLGGLNNGTDLCSWVCQGARCKVVTVDYGLAPENPFPIAVEDAIDSFRWVASEPAELGKIDTLRISIGGTSSGGNIALAAGIAASNPGAPLPTAKPSLPNTASHPPASLLLFIPVVDNTATAEDVWKPNAETAPWLTPERLSWYRKLYLPRDEDCKSWDSSPNFASESLLKNLPKTWIAVAEMDILAPEALAFGEQLKDLGVEVDTLVVEGATHSILSLHGIIDRGREMIGSAVQHLQGVFGT, encoded by the exons ATGACTGATAACGCTGATCGCAAGATCTGGCAACCCCTCCACCCCGCCATCAGGGATCGTCTGGACCCCCAGTACGTCGCCTACCATGAGGCTCATCTCCAGTACATAGAGCCGGAGAAGCTGGGCGTCTGGGATGGATCTGCGAGGACCAAGAAGGTGTCTCTGCCGCCTGGAGGCACCAAGCCGGTTCCTGTAGGGGGCATCGATGATTTTGATGTCGGCAGATTCCGGGTGAGGGTTTACACACCAACAGGGGAGTGTGATGAGAGAGGTTGGCCTGTTCTTGTCTGGTTCCACGGCGGTGGCTGGGTTCTTGGTGGTTTGAATAATGGGACTGATCTTTGCTCGTGGGTTTGTCAAG GCGCGCGCTGCAAGGTCGTGACCGTCGACTACGGTCTCGCCCCAGAGAACCCCTTTCCAATTGCAGTCGAGGATGCGATTGATTCTTTCAGATGGGTTGCCTCAGAGCCAGCTGAGCTCGGAAAGATCGACACTTTGCGCATCTCCATCGGCGGAACATCGTCAGGGGGAAACATAGCCCTCGCCGCAGGAATTGCAGCCTCAAACCCTGGAGCTCCCCTTCCAACTGCTAAACCATCACTCCCAAACACAGCATCACACCCTCCGGCATCACTGTTGCTTTTTATTCCCGTGGTGGACAACACCGCCACCGCCGAGGATGTCTGGAAGCCCAACGCCGAGACTGCCCCTTGGCTGACCCCTGAGCGGCTGTCGTGGTACCGCAAGCTCTACTTGCCCAGGGATGAGGACTGCAAGAGCTGGGATTCCAGCCCGAACTTTGCTTCCGAATCACTGCTGAAGAATCTCCCAAAGACGTGGATTGCtgtggccgagatggacatCCTTGCTCCTGAGGCACTGGCTTTTGGGGAGCAACTGAAGGACTTGGGGGTTGAAGTTGATACCCTAGTTGTGGAGGGAGCAACGCATTCTATCTTGTCGCTTCATGGCATAATAGATAGAGGTCGTGAGATGATTGGGAGTGCGGTCCAGCACCTTCAGGGGGTCTTTGGAACTTGA
- a CDS encoding ATP synthase subunit d, mitochondrial, translating into MATRSAALKLDWTKVTSSLGLRGQTVASLQAFKKRNEDVRRKVQQLNEQPTTVDFAQYRSVLKNQAIIDEIEKRFKAFTPVTYDVSRQLKAIDAFEAEAVKNAEATKQAVDLELKDLAATLKNIEEARPFEDLTVDEVAAAEKSIDEKTAQLVSKGRWMVPGYKEKFGDLAMV; encoded by the exons ATGGCGACT CGAAGCGCAGCTCTCAAGCTTGACTGGACCAAGGTCACCAGCTCCCTCGGTCTCCGTGGCCAGACCGTCGCCTCCCTCCAGGCCTTCAAGAAGCGCAACGAGGACGTCCGCCGCAAGGTCCAGCAGCTCAACGAGCAGCCCACCACCGTCGACTTCGCCCAGTACCGATCCGTCCTTAAGAACCAGGCCATCATCGATGAGATCGAGAAGCGATTCAAGGCCTTCACCCCCGTCACCTACGATGTCAGCCGACAGCTGAAGGCCATTGACGCcttcgaggccgaggccgtcaagaACGCCGAGGCTACCAAGCAGGCCGTCGacctcgagctcaaggacctcgCCGCCACCCTCAAGAACATCGAGGAGGCCCGACCATTCGAGGACCTCACTGTC GACGAggttgccgccgccgagaagTCGATCGACGAGAAGACCGCTCAGCTCGTTTCCAAGGGCCGATGGATGGTGCCGGGTTACAAG GAGAAGTTCGGCGACCTGGCTATGGTTTAA
- a CDS encoding NADH-ubiquinone oxidoreductase 10.5 kDa subunit, producing MTAAKYAFTKSLREVRFLFCQTSEQSAAVRSFITRAYPTMKRNNPNIPILIREAAGTQPKVYARYERGTEKSKVLEGLSDKEIEDAVSGLVQPTQ from the exons ATGACCGCCGCAAAGTACGCCTTCACAAAGTCCCTCCGCGAGGTgcgcttcctcttctgccagACCTCGGAGCAGAGCGCGGCTGTTCG GTCATTCATCACCCGGGCCTACCCTACCATGAAGCGAAACAACCCCAacatccccatcctcatccgcgAGGCCGCCGGCACCCAGCCCAAGGTCTACGCCCGATACG AGCGAGGCACCGAAAAGtccaaggtcctcgagggcctGTCGGACAAGGAGATCGAGGACGCCGTCTCGGGACTGGTTCAGCCTACGCAATAA
- a CDS encoding Fumarate hydratase encodes MLRTVTGRAAATSGLVKSVLPRVSRATPTCSIAPQLRLQNKTASAGLRLSRAIHSTPETMSQTRTESDAFGEIQVPADRYWGAQTERSLENFRINQPQDRMPPPVIKAFGILKGAAATVNMRYGLDPKIGAAIQLAAQEVADGRLIDHFPLVVWQTGSGTQSNMNANEVISNRAIELLGGTMGSKKPVHPNDHVNRSASSNDTFPTVMHIAAVLDLEGELLPALRSLREAIQKKVDEFEAKKIIKIGRTHLQDATPLTLAQEFSGYVAQLDFSIKRVESSLPDLRLLAQGGTAVGTGINTFEGFAEAIAEEVTKMTGTEFKTAPNKFESLAAHDAIVQAHGSLNTLAGSLTKIAQDIRYLGSGPRCGLGELNLPENEPGSSIMPGKVNPTQCEALTMVCAQVMGNNVATTIGGMNGQFELNVYKPLVIRNLLHSSRLLTDGMRSFEKNLIAGLAANEEKIASIMKESLMLVTCLNPKIGYDMASKVAKNAHKKGLTLKESALELQALTEEEFDTLVKPELMVGPSPYKE; translated from the exons ATGCTTCGAACCGTCACGGGACGTGCTGCTGCCACCTCGGGGCTTGTGAAGTCGGTGCTGCCTCGGGTGTCCCGAGCTACGCCCACATGCTCGATTGCCCCGCAGCTGCGACTTCAGAATAAGACTGCTTCGGCCGGCCTGCGACTCTCCAGAGCCATCCACAGCACCCCCGAAACAATGTCCCAGACACGAACTGAGAGCGACGCCTTTGGCGAGATCCAGGTCCCCGCCGACCGCTACTGGGGCGCCCAGACGGAGCGTTCTCTCGAGAACTTCCGTATCAACCAGCCCCAGGACCGCATGCCCCCTCCCGTTATCAAGGCTTTCGGTATCCTCAAGggtgctgctgccactgTCAACATGCGATATGGCCTCG ACCCCAAGATCGGTGCCGCTATCCAGCTGGCCGCCCAGGAGGTGGCCGACGGCAGGCTCATCGACCACTTCCCCCTCGTCGTCTGGCAGACCGGCTCCGGCACTCAGTCCAACATGAACGCCAACGAGGTCATCTCCAACCGTGCCAttgagctcctcggcggcaCCATGGGCAGCAAGAAGCCCGTCCACCCCAACGACCACGTCAACCGCAGCGCCTCGTCCAACGACACCTTCCCCACCGTCATGCACATTGCCGccgtcctcgaccttgagggtGAGCTCCTCCCCGCCCTCCGAAGCCTCCGCGAGGCCATCCAGAAGAAGGTCGACGAGtttgaggccaagaagatcatcaagatcgGCCGCACTCACCTTCAGGACGCCACTCCCCTCACCCTGGCTCAGGAGTTCTCCGGCTACGTTGCTCAGCTCGACTTCAGCATCAAGCGCGTTGAGAGCTCTCTCCCCGACCTGCGACTTCTCGCTCAGGGTGGTACTGCCGTTGGTACCGGTATCAACACCTTCGAGGGCTTTGCCGAGGCTATTGCTGAGGAGGTCACCAAGATGACTGGTACCGAGTTCAAGACTGCCCCCAACAAGTTCGAGTCTCTGGCCGCCCACGACGCCATTGTTCAGGCCCACGGATCCCTCAACACCCTCGCCGGCTCCCTGACCAAGATCGCCCAGGACATCCGATACCTTGGCAGCGGTCCCCGTTGCGGTCTTGGTGAGCTGAACCTGCCCGAGAACGAGCCcggcagcagcatcatgCCCGGCAAGGTCAACCCCACCCAGTGCGAGGCCCTGACCATGGTCTGCGCTCAGGTCATGGGTAACAACGTCGCTACCACCATCGGTGGCATGAACGGCCAGTTCGAGCTCAACGTCTACAAGCCCCTGGTCATCCGCAACCTCCTCCACAGCTCCCGCCTGCTGACTGACGGTATGCGATCGTTCGAGAAGAACCTGATTGCTGGCCTCGCCgccaacgaggagaagattgcCAGCATCATGAAGGAATC TCTTATGCTTGTCACCTGCCTTAACCCCAAGATCGGCTACGACATGGCCAGcaaggtggccaagaacGCCCACAAGAAGGGCCTCACCCTCAAGGAGAGTGCCCTGGAGCTCCAGGCTCtgaccgaggaggagtttGACACTCTTGTCAAGCCTGAGCTGATGGTCGGCCCCAGCCCCTACAAGGAGTAA
- a CDS encoding Nascent polypeptide-associated complex subunit alpha, which yields MSNPRVEELPDEEPKKTVVEEHDDSSDESEAEEVGEGQLPAGSTVIHNRNEKKARKALEKLHLTRIPGITRVTLRRPKNILFVINSPEVYKSPNSNTYIVFGEAKIEDVNAAAQQAAAQQLASANAEADHAGHNHGEPSKAAESAEAKKEDNDEDSDEEEDDDEEVDATGLEDKDIELVMTQASVSRNKAIKALKENDNDIVNSIMALSI from the exons ATGTCGAACCCCCGCGTTGAAGAGCTTCCCGATgaggagcccaagaagaccgttgtcgaggagcacgatgacagcagcgacgagtccgaggctgaggaggtcggcgagggccAGCTGCCCGCCGGCTCTACTGTGATCCACAACCgcaacgagaagaaggctcgcaaggccctcgagaagctgcaCCTTACCCGCATCCCTGGCATCACCCGTGTCACTCTTCGCCGCCCCAAGAAC ATCCTCTTCGTTATCAACAGCCCCGAGGTCTACAAGTCTCCTAACAGCAACACCTACAT TGTCTTCGGtgaggccaagatcgaggatgtcaacgccgccgcccaACAAGCCGCTGCCCAGCAGCTCGCCAGCGCCAACGCCGAGGCTGACCACGCCGGCCACAACCACGGCGAGCccagcaaggctgccgagtccgccgaggccaagaaggaggacaaCGATGAGGAttctgatgaggaggaggacgacgatgaggaggtcGATGCCACAGGCCTGGAGGATAAGGACATTGAGCTTGTCATGACCCAAGCCAGTGTCAGCCGCAACAAGGCAATCAAGGCATTGAAGGAAAACGACAATGATATCGtcaactccatcatggctctaAGTATCTAG